From Alligator mississippiensis isolate rAllMis1 chromosome 1, rAllMis1, whole genome shotgun sequence:
tttacatTAGATGAAAAACCATCACCACAACATCACAAAACTCCAACTATCCATTTATTTTCAGAAGCTACTACCAGTGGTTACacatattctttaaaaataacgTTAGATCTTATTTAGGCGATAGAATTAAGTACCTATCGGCGGAGAAAGTGTGGCTGTCATAGCATTATAATTAAAGTTATCTCCATATGAGCGATGATTTGCTCTCTGAGGTGGGCTAGCTGGTATAGACTGAGACCTCTGTGATACTGTAGAAGAAATTCCTGCCAACATCTGTCCCAACATCTGTAACATCTGGAGCTCACGAGCATGCTCAGCTTCACGGCGCTTGTCCTCAATTTTCAACCGCTGCTCTTCGTATTTGTAAAATTTCTCTTCTGTATCCACGCTTTGCTGCAGAAATTTTTCCATCATCTTATCCAGTGTTAAATTTGCGTGGCGTTTTTTTGATCTTTTGGGCTGACTTAGTGGCGCTGTACTGGTTTGTGTATTGATTTCCTTAAAGCCTAAAACAAAACAGACAGTGTTATTTTCCATCTTTCAGAAATACAAAAAAGAGCAAGCAGTAAAATTGCTTTCCCTAAAATACCACATCAAGACATTATTCAGTTTCAATATGAAGCATGATTGTCTCCGATCATTTTTAGATTGACAAAAGAAAGAAGGGGTACGCACATGCTTAACCAAAAAGTTATAAAAGTGGCGTGATCACATAGAGGCATCTTTTAATTGCTGTAGTACTAAACTTTAACAATAGGAGTCTTTTTGATCTTTTAAAAAAGATGTAAGTAAAGGCTATTAAAGAGTATAGCCTCATTTGTGTATTGCAGGTAATTATATTAATCTAAATTGAGTTTGCTGGCACTCCAGATTTGCATTTCAAAAGGATGTTAGGGTAAACAACCCTTTGAAGGGATTTGTGTGTAAAAAGAAGGTCGGTCagagctagcgagccaattggcTGTTTCCATGTGATGTCAATTTCTGAAGACAGGTTCAGGGGTTGGATTAAACACACAGCTATGTCTAGACTTAAAAAACACACAGTGCCGAGCGCAAACAGCAGCGGGAAAGGGGGACAGACTATTTGAGGGGTTTTGTCTGCAACTCTATTAAATTGGAAGGTATACTTTTAAAACAACTAAAACTATTAACAGTTTAACTGCTCTTGTAAAAGCCCACCTAACTTTCTGCCCAAGCTATGGCAACAGGAAGGCAAAACAGAAGACTGATCTAGCTAGCAAAGCAAGCCATTGAAAAATAATTCTTGCACAGTGATTAGAAAGCTGTATATCATCTGAAACGTAGTTCACACACACAGGGATTAGGAAGAGGATTCTGTTTTTATTCACAGCAGTTTGACACCCAACTCTCATATCTTATCCACACATTAGTTTCTTGATTTGTTTCCCATCCTTAACAGATAGATGAAAATTTTTTACTCctatctcccccaccccaaatagTGCAATCATTTTAGAGATTCTCATAAACTAAAGCCTTTTGGTTTCTCCACTCCTAGGAGGGATAAAAAGAGGTAATGGACTgcgctgggtgggggggaagcaagaagggtattaaaaaaaaaaagagggagaagagATAATAAATGAAAGCAACCTGACACAGGACAGTGTAAGATAATGGGAGAAGGAAGGGCTTGGAGACAGAAGTTGCATCCAGTTCCCCTGGGCAAAGCTGGGGTGACAGAGAAGGGGGACAACATAGGAGCAACCAGAAATTCAGTAATAGAGGAGCCAGGAGTGGGACtgtgcaggaaggggatgggggagtgtgtgtttgtgtacacaAGAGGAGGAGAAATCCTCTTAGcagtgtgcatgtatgtgggaggggggaagggaagataCCTCCTTAATGATGTGTGCAAGGGGATTCTTCCTATCAGTATGAGCAGGCATCTCTACAAAGGAAGGAGGGAGACCCCCTGTGTGTGAAAGTAGGGGAACCCCTGCTGGTCCCTGTGtgtgggggaaagaggggtgCAGGAAGAGATCTCCTTAATGATATGTACAGGGGGATTCTCTCTACTGTTATGAGCCCCTGTGCCCATAGAGAGGGGGGGAATCCCACGTGTGTGGGGGGGACACCCCTGCCTGTGTGTAGGGGAACCTCTGCtagtctgtgcatgtgtgtatatagaagaaccctggggggggggggggtgtcccctatGGTCACATGCAtgggagagaaaggaagggaaaccCCTGCCAGCGGGTGGGTGCGTGAGCTGGGGCGAGCACTCACCGTCGGCAGGTGGCACAGGGATGGCGAAGGGCGGGCACTCCACCTTGACGGGGTGCTCAGTGTAGGAGGACGAGCACTCTCCGGAGTCCTCGGTGAAGTTGTCCCGGGGGGACTCCAGCTCACCGTCCTCATCCAGCGCATCGCTGTCGGGCAGGCGAGGGGCGCCTGGCGTGGGCGGCCCCCCAGCGGGCAAGCccaggggcaagggcaagggcagcggGGGTGCAggctcggcaggcagcccgtccgGGGGCAGTGGCGGCGGCGGGCCGGGGGGCGGCGGAGGCCCGTCGCGGCAGCTGAGGATCCGGTCCATCTCGTCGTAGTACTTGCAGATCTTGCGGGCGTGCCCGTTCTTCTTCAGCCCATCGCGGGCCTGGTAGTACTGGCGCTTGAGGCCCTTGATGCGGATGCGGCACTGCTCGGGCGTGCGCTCGAAGCCCAGCTCGGCCAGGCGGCACGCCACGTCGCGGTACACATGGCTGTTGCGAAAGTTGCCGTCCAGCGCCGACTGCACGTCCGCCTCGCCCCAGATCTCCAGCAGCGCCCGCGTCTCCAGGTCCGACCACAAGAAGCCCCGCGTGTTCGTGATCATCCTCCCTCgctcgctcgcccgcccgcccgccggggTCACTGCAATGGCCGCGCACCGGGGAGAGGCGGGGGagcggcagcagggggaggggcggcggcggcggcgggggaggggcggggcggcgcggagCAGAGTGGAGCGGCGGGCTGCGGGGGGCAGCGGCGCCCACGTCCCCCCGCCGCCCCGCAGCGGGGCCCGGCCGCAGGAGGCCGCCCGAGCAGCGGGAGGCGCCGCTCACGCTCCGCCCGCCTCACGGCGCCACCTCCCGCACGCCCCGGCGAGCGCCACCAGCGCGGCgcgcccgcccctccccctcgGGGCCAGGAGGCTCCGCCGCCCCCGCCCAGTCCCGGGCCGCCCCAGGCCGCGAGGCAGGTGGGGAAGGCgcggcccccccagcccaggggtaGGGCGCGGGCCCCCCACAGCGGTACGGCGGCTGGCGCCCATTGCGGCGCCACGGAGATGAGCGCCCGCCCGGGGCGGGAAGGTGGTGcggggctggcccctctccctggTCCTGAGCCGCAGGAGGGGAaactcgcccgcccgcccgccccgagCGAGCACGCGCGGCCCCTGTACGGTACCTGAGGCCCCGCGCAGCCAGAGGGCGGCCGCTGCGGCCGAGAGCAGCGCACAGGCGCCCCAAGTGCCCCGGCCCCACATGGCCCGGCCTAGCCCGGCCCGGCCTTACCTCGCCGCCAAGCGGGGCTGGCCCAGCGTTTGGCTCCGCTCATTCGCGCGGCTTCCGGCTCCGCAGcgccgggaggggaggggaggagaaacgaagggaagggaagggaggccgCGGGCTCCCGGCTGGCGGAGCCCGGGGAGGCGCTGCggggtcagggggcaggcagccagccgCGCGGGGGCAAGCTTCCCTCGCCGGCCTGAGGAGGACGAGCTCCTCTTTCCCCGTTGTCGTCTCAAGCTGTTTCCTACCGGGACCCAGTTGCAAGGACCCATGGCCTATCCCAACCCACACCCGGGCCGCCCCAGGccgcccctggccctgctggtgcccccccatgcTGGTGACCCCTGGGCAGAAACAGGGCTGCCCGCCAGTTTGCAAGCTAATGCGGGGCACCTTCCCCCGGggcccctggcctggggcagcccGAGTCAACGTGAACCCGGCTCATGGGGCAGGGGACCCCAGCTGCCCCGCTCCAATTCAGCGGTGGCTCCAGCTCATGCCGGTAGTAGCAGACCAAGtccagccctggcatggggagTCCTGTGccgctgccacccccccccccgggttggGGCTGCCCTGCCAAGCAGCCAGGTCATGACTCCACTCAGCAACtctgccagctgccagggttcaaattacagggAGGGCTGAGTCCCCctcataagagatgagagcccccctgtaagatttgaaaatcataaccagGGAGGGGCCTTCAACTTCATTATGGCACTAgcgaattgcctgtcaagaatgatggcggGAGGGGGGCTTTTAATAATATTAGAATTGTGATGGGCAGTCCCATTTTTTTTGCAGCCACTCCCAAAAGTCTAAGTGTaatttgagccctgccagctgccccactcCCACAAGCACAGGCCGCAGCCGAGCCACACAGCTCTCCCTAGTCCCCTTGCCCCGTTGGAAGGGGCAGACGCCTTCCCACAACCCCTGTGCCCTGTCACCACTCACGACtctttggaatatttttgtgacccacttttgggtcacgacccacaggttgagaaacgctgctttagagcagtggttctcaaacttttttgtatcaagacccatttgtaaacattgatgtcCAGTCTCAACTCAGTGCCCATCActtccaacccactgcccccaggcttcagccccccagtgtgtaggcagggggtgggtgtgtggagcaggggtgtGCGTGGGGACTATGccagggcccaagcagccccttgcaggctggaactcagcctgcaaaggaaaagctggGGTTTCCCCacttctttctcctttaaaggagaatccatttttaaagattgttgatccatttttaaagtttgttcatgacccttgcaacccacttttgggttgggacccacaggttgagaagtgCTGCTTTAGAGGAAGGGAAAAATATAAGACATACAGCTGACAGCCAAAGAGAGGGGTACACAGGACCAGGCATAggtggatttaggattttgagaaggggggtggggaggtggagcagggAATGCAGAGGGTGAAGTGTGTCATCAGGTCAAAAACAACACATTTGTCtccagtttaaaaagaaaaaaaaggttttttaaaTTCATATGCCAGGGGCCTCAGGCTGCTATGATTTAGTTTGAGATCTCAGCAAAAAGAATGAGAGCTTCATTGTTTTTTCCCtcattccagcctgccaggctgtgaaacaggagcagccatgggacagcagaacaaaggctagctcTGTTGGTGGGACATCAAGACCATGGAGAAGAAGGGAAGGTCCTTAATACCTCTGGAATGGAGAGTTTAGAAAGGagcaggtagattacaatgagccatgatgtcaggtgactccctcagcactgcccaactagaaaagctgctgccactgccaggcagtgaTTGGTTTGAaactttgggtgaagcaggagTTAAAGGGGGATGCAAGTGCCCAATGTACACCCTCCTTCCCCAGGATCTGCCCCTGTTTTACTTTTCCCCTCCAGAGCTTGAGACCAGAggaaggagcagtttgctgcctgcTCTTTCTCAAGTGATTTTGGCTTGGGTTTCCACTACATGGTGAATCTCCCCTCTAGGACAGTGCTTGTCAACCAGAGTGGCACGGTATCCTGGGGTATGGCAAGATTTTGTTAAGGGTGTCACACAATATTGGACAGTTAAGCATACAAACActtgcacatgattcacaagataaatgcgccaatttcaaataggaactcaTCAGGTCAAAAACACTTTGATCTGGCCTTTGGGTATAATGAGGAGCATGTTgggtctgaaaaggttgagaactgctcaACTGAATCCAAACTCTTGTAGATACTCATAGAATAGCAAACCATCTCAATTTTTCTCATATGTTTTTTTCAAACTCAACCTCaaaatttcttttctgttatttaaGCTGTTTGAAGGGACACAGTAAGGACAGAAGGTGTCTGCTTTGACTAGGGGGATAAAAGAAAAGCAAGCTTTTACAAAGACAACTAAATAATAAAGCACTCCACCCCCCATAAGATCACAGAGTGAACAAACTGCTGGCCTTTGGGCAGGCATCTGCAgattacacatttaaaaaaataatatgacTTTTATTTGGAAAGAAAATCTTGTCCATAAAACATAAGTCTCAAATCTTAAACCAAAGGAATGTCTAGCAAACTTCTTCAAGTATTTTGACACATTAAAATATACTTTAtcttttttagtattttaaatcTGGTAGCTGCCTTAAAAAAGGCCTCTGTCTGCCTTGTCTGACAAGGTTTTTCTGTGCAGTCATCTGAATTCTGTGTGCGCTTCATTTCTAAGCAGCCATTTATCTCTCTCAATGTGTCACGGTAGAAATTTGGTAATATCTGTTATTGGACCAATTATGTAATTGGGAAAGATGTTAGATAAGCTCTTGggtacaaagtgcccttcctcgtGTCTGAGAACAGGATTTATTTATCATTTCATTTTGCTCAAAAACATGGCAGAGTGAGTGGAAACACCTATTATGGCCAACACTGGTAGCAACTTGCATATGAAGCTGTGCAGCAAAACAGAAGAGGAGGGCAGCCAAGATGAAACAGTGAGGTCAGATTTGGCTTACAAGAATTCGGAGATGATAAGCAGGAGACAGTTTTACTTTCTGTCATAGATTCACACAAGTTCTAGCAAAATATTCTTGATCTTAGTTCATAAAAGCATCCAGTCTATTATAGAGGTAAAAGTAGGACAGTTTTAATGGTCCAATTTGCAAATATTTTGATAGGGCCTAGATACATAGCATTTTCTcagctatttttctttaaatgtagggctgtttttctttaaatgtagGAACATTACCAGTATTCACTTTTTtcaatctctttttaaaaaaataatgtttcaaGATCCGGTATGAATTTAAAAAAGATACTAACTCAGACAAATCCGCTCTGCCCTCCAGTATGAGTAACTGCCTTTTCCCTGTAGTCCTGATTTAGACTACATGGCTGCCTGGAAGAGGTCCAGTTGCTAATGAGATTTTGCTCTTCTAGGGTATTTAACTGAGGGTAGGGAATATCACGTAGTGGGACACCAAAGTATTCCAAAACTAGAATGTCCCTGTTTGCAATCAGGGTTGAGTGATGGCTGCCATGTAACCTCTCTCGACTTTTGAAGCCAAAATCTGGGCTTTAGCTTTGATCAGTTGCCCATTCTGAGGAAGAAAAAACACAAGACAGCTTCAGCTCCAGGAAAGAGGAAGGTTAATATCAATTTCACAGAACACATATTCAGTGCTACATACATGATTGATGGAAAGTTGTTAATTACAGAAAATGTTGCATCACTGGATTCTCTGTTTCATTGTAGTGATGGAAGCAGGATCCTTCTATGGTTGATGGTTGCAGCAATAAAAAACTCCTCCAaaagcccagatccctcagtTATTCTGGAGAGCTACGCCACTTCTGTGCTCCCTACGTCCCCAGGCTGTTCAGGGTTAAACACAACATCATTTGGGACAGTCTTGGTTCTGGTCCAAAACAGGCTTGGCTTTCAGTGGCCAGCAGAATGATATAAAGGAGACTTAGCAGAACAATTAGTCACCTGCTCACTGTTTGAATTGCCCCTGAGGGTACAGACATTGTTTCCTGCTGTCTCTTGATACACACAGAGCTAATCATACTGCAACTCTGTATTTAGCACTGGCTGACCCAGGGTCCCTTATTCTAGAagtcatggctgcagccccacaacATATTCCACAGATATTCCACAATTAATAGTAATATTGCCCCAAAGCTCCTTTATCCACCATCAGATACAatgtttcaaattattttaattcttggagggggggggagagggtgcaaAGAAAATACCACTATTTATATAGCTACATATGACAAAAAACGTGAGACTGCAGTTTACAACCCCTCAGCATGGTAAGAGAGGCAAACTCAGATGTCGTCACTTCGTCAGGCACATTTTACAGtctgtttctctctctgcacCTTCCTCTGAAGGATCTATTACTCACTTCTAGCAACTCTCCCTGTGTCTCTCATGTTGTGTTCTATCTCTAGCTCCCTTTTATGCCCTTTCTGTGGCTCTTTCCACCTACCATGTTGCTTCCCATTTAATTCACCACTCAGGGCCAGGTTTCACCCCCTCCTCACAGAGCTTGCTGTTCTTGCTGCCTCTGAATTGGGCAGACTTCTCCCAACCCTCCTGGAATCACGTGGATCTACCATTCCAACCTTTTTTCCAGCTATTGACTGAGTTCTCCTCTAAATCCTGCTCATTTTTTGAATAACTCCTGGAGAAAATGAACACCACTCCCTGGACACCCCTGCTACCTACAGGGAAAGTGGCTACCAGTAGCCTATTTGAAATCATCCTGTTGTCTACATACAAATGATTGGAGGTTGGGGATGATATTGGAAAATT
This genomic window contains:
- the NAXD gene encoding ATP-dependent (S)-NAD(P)H-hydrate dehydratase isoform X1; amino-acid sequence: MITNTRGFLWSDLETRALLEIWGEADVQSALDGNFRNSHVYRDVACRLAELGFERTPEQCRIRIKGLKRQYYQARDGLKKNGHARKICKYYDEMDRILSCRDGPPPPPGPPPPLPPDGLPAEPAPPLPLPLPLGLPAGGPPTPGAPRLPDSDALDEDGELESPRDNFTEDSGECSSSYTEHPVKVECPPFAIPVPPADGFKEINTQTSTAPLSQPKRSKKRHANLTLDKMMEKFLQQSVDTEEKFYKYEEQRLKIEDKRREAEHARELQMLQMLGQMLAGISSTVSQRSQSIPASPPQRANHRSYGDNFNYNAMTATLSPPIVIERSFSLHKTHSIKDMENIFQLVRNVIPPLAGKKHKGQDGRIGIIGGCQEYTGAPYFAAITALKVGADLSHVFCTKDAATVIKSYSPELIVHPVLDSPNAVHEVEKWLPRLHSIVIGPGLGRNDVLLENAKGIIEKSKVKGIPIVIDADGLWLISQQPSLIQGYQRAILTPNYMEFSRLYEAMLRDPVDSNDHHGCVLRLSQAMGNLTVVQKGERDLISDGEKVLVCSHEGSSRRCGGQGDLLSGSLGVLAHWAFLAGPEKTNGQNPFLVAAFGACSLTRQCNNQAFQKFGRSMTASDMVSEVGTAFNKLFET